A single Lactuca sativa cultivar Salinas chromosome 8, Lsat_Salinas_v11, whole genome shotgun sequence DNA region contains:
- the LOC111882189 gene encoding pentatricopeptide repeat-containing protein At4g21065, which translates to MFKLKLQRLFTVNPSIEGPKFCSVASSLQFLDDGGQTNHQIHEHNTSILSTQIQQTPSMDPRFYVSALMNCKHLQQIKSIHAQLSVNGLLSDLLLINKLLYMYVRYNSLDDAYSLFDKMPERNPASWSVMIGGFAKAGNYTNCFETFREYIKSGEHLDVYTLPSVIRVCRDRKDLKMGRLVHHIAHKFGLHKNTFVCVALVDMYAKCGIIDDARKLFDIMPERDLTTWTVMIGACAASGNANESLVLFDQMRESGLVPDKVSMVTIVNACAKLGAMHKAKLIHDLIQTQYRSPDVILGTAMIDMYAKCGSIDSARQVFDEMPQRNVITWSTMISAYGYHGQGQKALELFLIMCKNRIAPNKITFLSLLYACSHSGLVKDGLQIFSQMQDEYFIKPDVKHYTCMVDLLGRAGRINEAFTMIKNMKVEKDEGLWSAFLAACRVYNQVEMAQKAAESLLEINPHNPSHCIMLSNIYAKAAKWDDVAKIRVQMNGKNVKKTPGLTWVEAHNTFYKFSSGDRTHCESNAIYEKLEGLIGKLKVNGYVPDTDFVLHDVSEEVKLGNLYAHSEKLAIAYGLMSVPEGNPIRVTKNLRVCGDCHTFIKVVSLVEGREIIVRDAKRFHHVREGVCSCGDYW; encoded by the coding sequence ATGTTCAAACTCAAACTTCAGAGATTGTTTACTGTTAATCCATCTATTGAAGGTCCAAAGTTTTGCTCTGTTGCTTCTTCCTTACAATTTCTAGATGATGGTGGCCAAACAAACCATCAAATTCATGAGCATAACACCTCAATTCTCAGTACCCAAATTCAACAAACACCATCTATGGACCCGAGATTCTACGTATCCGCCCTAATGAACTGTAAACATTTACAACAGATTAAATCCATTCACGCCCAATTGTCTGTTAATGGCCTACTCAGTGACCTTCTTTTAATTAACAAACTTTTGTATATGTACGTTCGCTACAATTCTCTGGACGATGCCTATAGcctgtttgataaaatgcctgaAAGAAACCCGGCTTCTTGGAGTGTTATGATCGGAGGATTCGCTAAGGCTGGTAATTATACCAATTGCTTTGAGACGTTTAGGGAGTATATCAAGTCTGGGGAACATCTTGATGTTTACACCCTGCCCTCTGTAATAAGAGTTTGTCGGGATAGAAAAGATTTAAAAATGGGTAGATTGGTTCATCACATCGCGCATAAGTTCGGATTGCATAAGAACACTTTCGTTTGTGTAGCACTTGTTGACATGTACGCAAAATGTGGGATCATAGATGACGCACGGAAGTTGTTCGATATAATGCCAGAGAGAGACCTTACAACATGGACTGTCATGATCGGTGCGTGTGCTGCTAGTGGAAACGCCAACGAGTCTTTGGTCTTATTTGATCAGATGCGAGAATCCGGCTTAGTGCCAGATAAGGTCTCCATGGTGACAATCGTCAACGCTTGTGCAAAATTAGGCGCCATGCATaaagccaaactcatccatgacCTTATACAAACACAATATCGCTCTCCAGACGTGATTCTAGGAACCGCAATGATAGACATGTACGCAAAATGTGGAAGCATAGATTCTGCACGCcaggtgttcgatgaaatgccacAAAGAAACGTTATAACATGGAGCACAATGATTTCAGCTTATGGGTATCACGGGCAAGGCCAAAAAGCACTCGAATTGTTCCTCATCATGTGCAAAAACAGAATCGCACCAAACAAAATCACCTTTCTTTCACTTCTGTATGCTTGTAGTCACTCCGGTTTAGTCAAAGATGGTCTTCAAATCTTCTCACAGATGCAAGATGAATACTTCATAAAACCAGACGTGAAGCACTACACATGCATGGTTGACCTTTTAGGTCGTGCAGGAAGAATTAATGAAGCATTCACCATGATCAAGAACATGAAAGTTGAAAAAGATGAAGGTTTATGGTCTGCATTTCTTGCAGCTTGTCGTGTTTATAATCAAGTTGAAATGGCACAAAAAGCAGCCGAATCACTTCTTGAAATCAATCCCCACAATCCAAGCCATTGCATCATGCTTTCAAACATATACGCAAAAGCAGCTAAATGGGATGACGTGGCAAAAATCCGTGTTCAAATGAATGGCAAAAACGTAAAAAAGACACCCGGTTTGACATGGGTTGAGGCACATAACACGTTTTATAAATTTAGTAGTGGTGATCGTACTCATTGTGAATCAAACGCTATATATGAGAAACTTGAGGGGTTGATTGGGAAATTAAAAGTTAATGGGTATGTTCCGGATACGGATTTTGTGTTGCATGATGTTAGTGAGGAGGTTAAATTGGGAAATTTGTATGCACATAGTGAGAAACTTGCGATTGCATACGGGCTTATGAGTGTACCCGAGGGAAATCCGATTCGTGTCACGAAAAATCTTAGGGTTTGTGGTGATTGTCACACGTTTATTAAGGTTGTATCGCTTGTTGAAGGGAGGGAGATAATTGTTCGTGATGCGAAGCGGTTTCATCATGTTAGGGAAGGTGTTTGTTCTTGTGGTGACTATTGGTAA